The following proteins are co-located in the Streptomyces sp. NBC_00435 genome:
- a CDS encoding class I SAM-dependent methyltransferase: protein MDRNIRSVDDVLALMDGLFAPEADRWTTGGSSWWDGFYADRDRPVPFFAAKPDENLVSCLDRGLVPGGGRALDLGCGPGRNALHLASRGFEVDAVDLSPTALAWAAERAAAAGARVRFHCGDAFGGAGAGLVGPYDLIYDSGCFHHLPPHRRVSYLALLERLLAPGGRFALTCFASGAMGSELPDADFYGRARLEGGLAYTPESLRWVFAGLTEVELRRMNDEPVSSDSFGEAFLWTALFRRPE, encoded by the coding sequence ATGGACCGGAACATACGCAGTGTCGACGACGTGCTCGCCCTCATGGACGGCCTCTTCGCACCGGAGGCCGACCGCTGGACGACCGGCGGCTCCTCCTGGTGGGACGGCTTCTACGCGGACCGCGACCGGCCGGTGCCGTTCTTCGCGGCGAAGCCCGACGAGAACCTCGTCTCCTGCCTGGACCGGGGCCTGGTCCCCGGGGGCGGCCGCGCCCTGGACCTGGGCTGCGGCCCCGGACGCAACGCCCTGCACCTCGCCTCGCGGGGCTTCGAGGTGGACGCCGTCGACCTCTCGCCGACGGCCCTGGCCTGGGCCGCGGAGCGGGCCGCAGCGGCGGGGGCGCGGGTCCGCTTCCACTGCGGGGACGCCTTCGGCGGGGCCGGCGCCGGGCTCGTGGGCCCGTACGACCTGATCTACGACTCGGGCTGCTTCCACCACCTGCCGCCGCACCGCCGGGTCAGCTACCTGGCCCTGCTGGAGCGGCTCCTGGCGCCCGGCGGCCGGTTCGCCCTCACCTGCTTCGCCTCGGGCGCGATGGGCTCCGAACTGCCCGACGCGGACTTCTACGGCCGGGCCCGCCTCGAAGGCGGCCTCGCCTACACCCCGGAGTCACTGCGGTGGGTCTTCGCCGGCCTCACCGAGGTCGAGCTGCGCCGGATGAACGACGAGCCCGTCTCCTCCGACTCCTTCGGCGAAGCGTTCCTCTGGACGGCGCTGTTCCGCCGCCCGGAATGA
- a CDS encoding EI24 domain-containing protein, producing MRDLAGGFGYLLAGQRWALRHGRWLGFGLLPGLVSLVLYAGALIGLGFGADDLTAWATPFADGWSSPWLGLFRGFLTALVFCLGLFLAVITFTAVTLLVGQPFYESLSEQVDRTEGGEVPESGLTLWQELWISARDSLKILGRVLLFGILLFGLGFVPVLGQTVVPVLGFCVSGFFLTQELVSVALMRRRVELPGQLALLRSRRGLALGFGVPLVLAFLVPLVAVFLMPGAVAGATLMVRDLVEGDEERDGGQGQGAVQGQSQGLESAPQ from the coding sequence ATGCGTGATCTTGCGGGGGGATTCGGCTATCTGCTGGCCGGCCAGCGGTGGGCACTGCGGCATGGACGGTGGCTGGGCTTCGGGCTGCTGCCCGGGCTCGTCTCGCTGGTGCTGTACGCCGGCGCGCTCATCGGGCTCGGCTTCGGCGCCGACGATCTGACCGCCTGGGCGACCCCCTTCGCCGACGGCTGGTCCTCCCCGTGGCTCGGGCTCTTCCGCGGCTTTCTGACCGCGTTGGTCTTCTGCCTCGGCCTCTTCCTCGCGGTGATCACCTTCACCGCCGTGACCCTGCTCGTGGGCCAGCCGTTCTACGAGTCCCTCTCGGAGCAGGTCGACCGCACCGAGGGCGGTGAGGTGCCGGAGTCCGGGCTCACGCTCTGGCAGGAGCTGTGGATCTCCGCCCGGGACAGCCTGAAGATCCTCGGCAGGGTGCTGCTCTTCGGGATCCTGCTCTTCGGCCTCGGCTTCGTCCCGGTGCTCGGGCAGACCGTGGTCCCGGTCCTCGGATTCTGCGTCTCCGGCTTCTTCCTCACCCAGGAGCTCGTCTCCGTCGCCCTGATGCGCCGCCGCGTGGAGCTCCCCGGGCAGCTGGCGCTGCTGCGCTCGCGCCGGGGACTGGCGCTCGGCTTCGGGGTGCCGCTGGTGCTGGCCTTCCTCGTGCCCCTCGTCGCCGTGTTCCTGATGCCCGGCGCGGTCGCGGGGGCCACGCTGATGGTCCGCGACCTGGTCGAGGGGGACGAGGAGCGGGACGGGGGCCAGGGACAGGGTGCGGTCCAGGGGCAGTCCCAGGGCCTCGAGTCGGCGCCCCAGTAG
- a CDS encoding carbon-nitrogen hydrolase family protein, protein MKIAAAQLTCAPADVTANAARAAALAARARAEGAGLVLFPELTLTGYEPAALAADPGLWLTGPEDPRLDPVRSAGIATAVNVALRADGPRPVIATLIHDADGAHVTTYAKRHLFRHEQDVFAAGGVPGRFDLGGIRFSLGICYDNHFADVPGAGAAAGCRVHLASSLYGTGDGMAERAAVHPGIARDHGMYVVLANHVGPAGPWTGCGGAAVWAPDGTPLAEADDRTPSLAVAEIPADGAPPEQARNSP, encoded by the coding sequence GTGAAGATCGCCGCCGCACAGCTGACCTGTGCTCCCGCCGACGTGACCGCCAACGCCGCACGGGCGGCCGCCCTCGCCGCACGGGCCCGGGCGGAGGGCGCCGGGCTGGTGCTCTTCCCCGAGCTCACGCTGACCGGCTACGAGCCGGCCGCGCTCGCCGCCGACCCCGGACTGTGGCTGACCGGCCCCGAGGACCCCCGGCTGGACCCCGTCCGCTCGGCCGGCATCGCCACCGCCGTCAACGTCGCGCTGCGCGCGGACGGCCCCCGGCCCGTCATCGCGACCCTGATCCACGACGCGGACGGCGCGCACGTGACGACGTACGCCAAGCGGCACCTCTTCCGGCACGAGCAGGACGTCTTCGCGGCGGGCGGGGTCCCCGGCCGCTTCGACCTCGGCGGGATCCGCTTCTCCCTGGGCATCTGCTACGACAACCACTTCGCGGACGTGCCCGGCGCGGGCGCGGCGGCCGGCTGCCGGGTCCACCTGGCGAGCTCCCTCTACGGGACGGGCGACGGGATGGCCGAGCGGGCGGCCGTCCACCCCGGGATCGCCCGGGACCACGGCATGTACGTGGTCCTCGCCAACCACGTGGGACCCGCCGGGCCGTGGACGGGATGCGGGGGCGCGGCCGTGTGGGCGCCGGACGGGACACCGCTGGCCGAGGCAGACGACCGCACGCCGTCGCTCGCCGTGGCGGAGATCCCGGCGGACGGGGCCCCGCCGGAGCAGGCCCGGAACTCGCCGTGA
- a CDS encoding NADP-dependent oxidoreductase, with amino-acid sequence MSQIPAVSREWHLVRRPQGWPVAEDFALREVPVAAPAPGRILVRNLHMSVDPYMRGRMNDVKSYIPPFQLDAPMDGGAVGEVVASADERFAVGDHVLHGLGWREYADLDAKHATKVDASLAPLSAYLGVLGMPGLTAYAGLFEVASFKEGDSVFVSGAAGAVGGLVGQFAKIKGASRVIGSAGSDEKVTLLTEKYGFDAAFNYKNGPVAGQLKEAAPEGIDVYFDNVGGDHLEAAISSLNVHGRATLCGAIAQYNATEPTPGPSNLALVIGKRLRLQGVLVGDHAGLQPKFVQDVAGWLASGQLVADETVVEGVENAAAAFLGMLRGENTGKMIVSFTG; translated from the coding sequence GGTGGCCGCCCCGGCCCCCGGCCGGATCCTGGTGCGCAACCTCCACATGTCCGTCGACCCCTACATGCGCGGTCGGATGAACGACGTGAAGTCCTACATCCCGCCCTTCCAGCTGGACGCGCCCATGGACGGCGGCGCGGTCGGCGAGGTCGTGGCCTCCGCCGACGAGCGCTTCGCGGTCGGTGACCACGTGCTGCACGGCCTGGGCTGGCGCGAGTACGCGGACCTGGACGCCAAGCACGCCACCAAGGTGGACGCCTCGCTCGCCCCCCTCTCCGCCTATCTCGGCGTCCTCGGCATGCCGGGCCTGACCGCCTACGCCGGGCTCTTCGAGGTGGCCTCCTTCAAGGAGGGCGACTCCGTCTTCGTCTCCGGCGCGGCCGGTGCCGTCGGCGGACTCGTCGGCCAGTTCGCGAAGATCAAGGGCGCCTCCCGGGTGATCGGCTCCGCCGGTTCGGACGAGAAGGTGACGCTCCTCACGGAGAAGTACGGTTTCGACGCCGCCTTCAACTACAAGAACGGCCCCGTCGCCGGGCAGCTGAAGGAAGCCGCGCCCGAGGGCATCGACGTCTACTTCGACAACGTGGGCGGTGACCACCTGGAGGCCGCCATCTCCTCCCTGAACGTGCACGGCCGGGCCACCCTGTGCGGGGCCATCGCCCAGTACAACGCCACCGAGCCCACGCCCGGTCCGAGCAACCTCGCGCTGGTCATCGGCAAGCGGCTGCGGCTGCAGGGCGTGCTGGTCGGCGACCACGCGGGGCTCCAGCCGAAGTTCGTCCAGGACGTGGCCGGCTGGCTGGCCTCCGGGCAGCTCGTCGCCGACGAGACGGTCGTCGAGGGTGTGGAGAACGCGGCGGCCGCGTTCCTCGGAATGCTCCGCGGCGAGAACACCGGAAAGATGATCGTTTCTTTCACCGGTTAG
- a CDS encoding organic hydroperoxide resistance protein — protein sequence MSIQQSDVAYTAVATAENGRDGRVATNDGKLDVVVNPPKELGGSGEGTNPEQLFAAGYSACFQGALGVVARNENADITGSTVTAEVGIGKNDDGFGIIVKISASIPNVDVATAKDLIEKAHQVCPYSKATRGNITVELAV from the coding sequence ATGTCCATCCAGCAGTCCGACGTCGCGTACACCGCTGTTGCCACCGCCGAGAACGGCCGTGACGGTCGCGTCGCCACCAACGACGGCAAGCTCGACGTCGTCGTGAACCCGCCGAAGGAGCTCGGTGGCAGCGGCGAGGGCACCAACCCGGAGCAGCTGTTCGCCGCCGGCTACAGCGCCTGCTTCCAGGGTGCGCTCGGCGTCGTCGCCCGCAACGAGAACGCCGACATCACCGGCTCCACCGTCACCGCCGAGGTCGGCATCGGCAAGAACGACGACGGCTTCGGCATCATCGTCAAGATCTCGGCCTCCATCCCGAACGTGGACGTCGCCACCGCCAAGGACCTCATCGAGAAGGCCCACCAGGTCTGCCCGTACTCCAAGGCGACCCGCGGCAACATCACGGTCGAGCTCGCGGTCTGA